One part of the Phoenix dactylifera cultivar Barhee BC4 unplaced genomic scaffold, palm_55x_up_171113_PBpolish2nd_filt_p 000795F, whole genome shotgun sequence genome encodes these proteins:
- the LOC120107208 gene encoding cytochrome P450 86B1-like gives MELMLQAFWSEITHNLRISDVAVVALALFVLSATARRLTEKGPMMWPVLGAIPTLFFHLSNVYDWATDAIARAGGTFPYRGMWFGGAHGVITVEPANIEYMLKIRFSNFPKGRYYRERFGDFLGDGIFNADDQGWRAQRRAATAEMHSGRFAEYSAETVRELVNRRLLVLLDRLSAAGQSVDLQDVFLRFTFDNICTAAFGVDPGCLAVDLPVIPFAKAFEQATELTLFRFIVPPFVWKIMKHLDVGSEKRLKVAIRTVHTFAEKTVSDRRAELRKLKGLDKRSDLLSRLMEAGVKEGGHGGMECNFSDKLLKDFCISFILAGRDTSSVALAWFFWLLHQHPQVEERILDEISETIKRRQDEVCRPDDNIVFTVEELKRMEYLQAALSESLRLYPSVPLDFKEVLEDDILPDGSVVKKGARVFYSIYSMARMERIWGKDCREFRPERWIKDGILVTESQFKYTVFNAGPRLCVGKKFAYMQMKMVAASILLRYRVEVVEGQEVKPKLTTTLYMKNGLRVTFSRREGLATLQ, from the coding sequence ATGGAACTAATGCTTCAAGCCTTCTGGTCCGAGATTACCCACAACCTCCGGATCTCCGACGTGGCTGTGGTGGCGCTCGCTCTCTTCGTCCTCAGCGCCACCGCCCGGCGGCTGACGGAGAAGGGCCCCATGATGTGGCCGGTTCTGGGCGCGATCCCGACTCTCTTCTTTCACCTCAGCAACGTCTACGACTGGGCCACCGACGCCATCGCCCGGGCCGGCGGCACCTTCCCGTACCGCGGCATGTGGTTCGGCGGTGCCCATGGCGTCATTACTGTCGAGCCGGCCAACATTGAGTACATGCTCAAGATTCGGTTCTCCAACTTCCCCAAGGGCCGGTACTACCGCGAGCGCTTCGGCGACTTCCTCGGCGATGGCATCTTCAATGCCGACGACCAGGGGTGGCGAGCCCAGCGGCGCGCCGCCACCGCTGAGATGCATTCCGGCCGCTTCGCCGAATACTCGGCGGAGACCGTGCGAGAGCTCGTCAACCGCAGGCTGCTCGTGCTGCTCGACAGGCTGTCGGCGGCCGGGCAGAGCGTGGACCTCCAGGACGTGTTCCTCCGGTTCACCTTCGACAACATCTGCACCGCTGCTTTTGGGGTCGACCCCGGCTGCCTCGCCGTCGACCTGCCGGTGATCCCCTTCGCCAAGGCTTTCGAGCAGGCGACGGAGCTCACGCTGTTCCGGTTCATCGTGCCGCCGTTCGTGTGGAAGATAATGAAGCATCTCGACGTCGGCTCCGAGAAGCGGCTCAAGGTGGCTATCCGAACAGTCCACACGTTTGCCGAGAAGACCGTGTCGGACCGGCGAGCTGAACTCCGAAAGCTCAAAGGATTGGATAAGCGGTCCGATCTCCTGTCGAGACTAATGGAGGCCGGAGTCAAGGAGGGTGGTCATGGCGGCATGGAGTGCAATTTCTCGGATAAGCTTCTCAAAGACTTCTGCATCAGTTTCATACTCGCTGGCCGGGACACCAGCTCGGTTGCACTGGCCTGGTTCTTCTGGCTTCTGCACCAACACCCTCAGGTGGAGGAACGGATTCTCGATGAGATATCAGAGACCATCAAAAGGCGGCAAGACGAAGTTTGCCGCCCGGACGACAACATCGTCTTCACGGTCGAAGAGCTTAAAAGAATGGAGTACCTCCAAGCAGCGTTGTCGGAGTCCCTTCGACTGTATCCGTCGGTGCCGCTCGACTTCAAAGAAGTGCTCGAGGACGACATTCTCCCCGATGGGAGCGTAGTCAAGAAGGGGGCAAGGGTGTTCTACTCGATATACTCGATGGCGAGGATGGAGCGGATATGGGGGAAGGACTGCAGGGAATTCCGGCCAGAGAGGTGGATAAAGGATGGCATACTCGTCACCGAGAGCCAGTTCAAGTATACGGTGTTCAACGCCGGGCCGAGGCTGTGCGTCGGGAAGAAGTTCGCCTACATGCAGATGAAGATGGTGGCGGCGTCGATACTACTGAGGTACCGCGTGGAGGTGGTGGAGGGACAGGAGGTGAAGCCCAAGCTGACCACCACCTTGTACATGAAGAATGGGCTCCGGGTTACCTTTAGCAGGAGAGAGGGGTTGGCCACCCTGCAGTGA
- the LOC103709980 gene encoding uncharacterized protein LOC103709980 produces MEGASAVDEINKSLVDHDQLLKELKENLEKAWNCMKQQEDWKWRKVIFEEGDWVYLKLPPYRQQTVFRQAYQKLAQKYFAPYQITERIGSVAYRLALPKTAKVHPVFHVSLLKRKMGEGQTSCTDLPSIKEDGNLMLEPELVKDYRWVRKGGKLTEEIFV; encoded by the coding sequence ATGGAAGGAGCTTCAGCCGTCGATGAGATCAACAAAAGCCTAGTCGATCACGATCAATTGTTGAAGGAGTTGAAGGAAAATTTGGAGAAGGCATGGAACTGCATGAAACAACAGGAAGACTGGAAGTGGAGGAAAGTGATCTTTGAAGAAGGAGATTGGGTGTACTTAAAACTCCCTCCCTATCGGCAACAAACCGTCTTCCGACAAGCTTACCAAAAGCTAGCTCAGAAATATTTCGCCCCCTACCAAATAACTGAGCGTATAGGATCAGTAGCATACCGGTTGGCGCTACCAAAGACTGCTAAAGTCCATCCAGTGTTCCATGTCTcgcttctcaaaagaaaaatgggAGAAGGCCAGACCTCCTGTACTGATCTGCCATCAATAAAAGAGGACGGAAACCTGATGCTCGAGCCTGAATTGGTTAAGGATTATCGATGGGTCCGCAAGGGAGGGAAGCTTACAGAAGAAATCTTCGTATAG